One segment of Belonocnema kinseyi isolate 2016_QV_RU_SX_M_011 chromosome 7, B_treatae_v1, whole genome shotgun sequence DNA contains the following:
- the LOC117177315 gene encoding coiled-coil domain-containing protein 12 yields the protein MTEEDKIGTLTEEALKRKERIAALKRKNEEICDKTEPVRKLPTPKFRSYRPQDDSLKEKILEDAKPGDVEAEIEDQLKAGATKAVIEELDLHNLAPRKPDWDLKRDVDKKLEKLEKRTQKAIAELIRDRLKMGQEDLASVVNVGTKSFENKN from the exons atgacaGAAGAAGATAAAATTGGTACTTTGACAGAAGAAGCTTTAAAACGAAAAGAGCGGATTGCAGCtctcaaaagaaaaaatgaagagaTCTGTGACAAAACCGAACCCGTCAGAAAATTACCGAC GCCTAAATTTCGGAGCTACAGACCACAGGATGATAGTTTAAAGGAAAAGATATTGGAGGATGCAAAACCTGGTGATGTGGAAGCTGAAATTGAGGACCAACTAAAGGCTGGTGCGACGAAAGCAGTCATCGAAGAACTT GATCTTCACAACTTAGCTCCGCGCAAGCCTGATTGGGATTTAAAAAGAGACGTTGACAAAAagctagaaaaattagaaaaacgtaCTCAGAAAGCAATAGCTGAACTGATTCGAGATCGACTCAAAATGGGTCAGGAAGATCTTGCAAGTGTAGTTAATGTTggaacaaaaagttttgaaaacaaaaattaa